A portion of the Streptomyces sp. NBC_00376 genome contains these proteins:
- a CDS encoding helix-turn-helix domain-containing protein — translation MERDYTRVRDVGHYARALGYAPRTLARAALDAAGVGAKKFIDRRVVLEAKRLLVHGDEPVAQVAARVCFLDASNFVKYFTQRTDTTPAAFRTRFRPGPRTG, via the coding sequence GTGGAGAGGGACTACACCCGGGTCAGGGACGTCGGCCACTACGCCCGCGCCCTCGGCTACGCACCCCGCACGCTGGCCCGGGCCGCGCTCGACGCCGCCGGTGTCGGGGCCAAGAAGTTCATCGACCGCCGAGTCGTCCTGGAGGCCAAACGGCTCCTCGTGCACGGCGACGAACCCGTGGCCCAGGTCGCCGCCCGGGTCTGCTTCCTCGACGCCAGCAACTTCGTCAAGTACTTCACCCAGCGCACCGACACCACACCGGCGGCCTTCCGCACCCGGTTCCGCCCGGGCCCGCGCACCGGCTGA
- a CDS encoding class I SAM-dependent methyltransferase yields the protein MHMTTGPTVGDAFGEMLLECWQAGAGIGTTSEVLERDDGQVIRADAGNYFTRPEAWPDVERYLPGRVRGRVLDVGCGGGRVADVLQGRGHPVLGIDPSQGAVRLCAERGLLAVRASAADVTTLKGRSDTFDTFGTFDSIVMMGNGFGLLQSRQQAAVVLGELAAVAEPGASLFGTSLNPVGLTDPREVAYRRRNVSMGRMPGQWSIRVRHRDMVTEWFDYLFLSVEELAEIVRTTPWTLREAWFGQNLYLARLELD from the coding sequence ATGCACATGACGACGGGCCCCACGGTCGGGGACGCCTTCGGTGAAATGCTGCTCGAATGCTGGCAGGCGGGCGCCGGGATCGGTACGACTTCTGAAGTCCTGGAACGCGATGACGGCCAGGTGATCCGGGCCGACGCCGGGAACTACTTCACGCGGCCCGAGGCCTGGCCGGACGTGGAGAGATACCTGCCGGGCCGCGTGCGGGGGCGGGTGCTTGACGTGGGATGCGGGGGCGGGCGGGTGGCGGACGTGCTCCAGGGCCGGGGACATCCCGTGCTCGGCATCGACCCTTCCCAGGGCGCGGTGCGCCTGTGCGCGGAGCGCGGACTGCTGGCCGTGCGTGCGAGTGCCGCTGATGTGACCACCCTGAAGGGCAGGTCCGACACCTTCGATACCTTCGGCACGTTCGACAGCATCGTCATGATGGGCAACGGATTCGGACTTCTCCAGAGCCGACAGCAGGCCGCTGTTGTTCTCGGCGAGCTCGCCGCGGTCGCGGAACCTGGCGCCTCACTCTTCGGTACGTCCTTGAATCCCGTCGGTTTGACCGATCCGCGCGAGGTCGCGTACCGGCGAAGGAACGTGTCGATGGGGCGTATGCCGGGGCAGTGGAGCATTCGCGTACGCCACAGGGACATGGTGACCGAATGGTTCGACTACCTCTTCCTTTCCGTCGAGGAACTGGCGGAAATCGTGCGGACCACACCTTGGACACTGCGCGAGGCATGGTTCGGCCAGAACTTGTACCTGGCCCGGCTCGAACTGGATTAA
- a CDS encoding DsbA family protein, which yields MAAARLTYAYCGWCYGFGQAPRQLAAENADRIELRVLSGGIFSGPRALPVSAYLHIPGANQRIADLTGVTFGDGYRRMLDEGSTVMDSAAATVLAALHRQAPERALELAGALQRAWYIDGRSLSDVEVHWAIAAEHGLDADAFLDPTTRAEAEDDFRELRPLGVDAYPTLLLHTPTGTHRLGGPVSSAASLTEGLDRHLAPAA from the coding sequence ATGGCCGCCGCCCGCCTCACCTACGCCTACTGCGGCTGGTGCTACGGCTTCGGCCAGGCCCCGCGGCAGCTCGCCGCCGAGAACGCGGACCGCATCGAACTGCGTGTCCTGTCCGGCGGCATTTTCTCGGGGCCGCGGGCGCTGCCGGTCTCGGCCTATCTGCACATCCCAGGCGCGAACCAGCGGATCGCCGACCTCACCGGCGTCACGTTCGGCGACGGCTACCGGCGGATGCTGGACGAAGGGTCCACGGTGATGGACTCCGCCGCCGCCACCGTCCTGGCCGCGCTGCACCGCCAGGCCCCCGAGCGGGCCCTGGAGCTGGCCGGCGCCCTCCAGCGCGCCTGGTACATCGACGGGCGCAGCCTCTCCGACGTCGAGGTGCACTGGGCCATTGCCGCCGAGCACGGCCTGGATGCCGACGCCTTCCTCGACCCGACGACCCGCGCCGAGGCGGAGGACGACTTCCGGGAACTGCGCCCGCTCGGCGTCGACGCCTACCCGACCCTGCTCCTGCACACCCCCACCGGCACCCACCGGCTCGGCGGACCGGTCTCCAGCGCCGCCTCGCTCACCGAGGGCCTCGACCGGCACCTCGCCCCGGCCGCCTGA
- a CDS encoding AfsR/SARP family transcriptional regulator, whose translation MRFQLLGPVVGFSDGYRTELGSARQRCLLAALLVDVGRVVPIEQLIDRVWGEDPPRTVRGTLYSYVTRLRSALGQQNGLGGRRDGIGVTRHAGGYVLETDPEQIDVQRFWRLVSDSRAARSDEEACPLLREALALWQDDALSGLSGAWAEGTRARLNAERIAALLRFNDIRLRQGASEELLPNLRSLVALRPLDERLAAQLMTALYHASCQAEALELYDGLRRRLAHELGVDPSPDLQELNRQVRAAAPELRPVRSREVAPPRTVPRQLPLPPAPFVGRGRELAFLDGLVQTPGTGGTLAMSAVTGMAGVGKTWLTLHWAYRHLDRFPDGQVHVDLRGYDPVEDPVTPAGALRQLLDALGAAPAEIPADMDSQTGLYRSLVAGKRLLIVLDNARDTAQIVPLLPGSPTCTVLIASRHTLTGLLTHHPVHSLVLEPLADGEARDLLARRLGDRRVEDEARAVSEFLAHSAGLPLALGILATRATSRPDFPLSAIADELHSESTRLDALDTGDLSADLRAVFASSYYALDAEEARVFGLLGLIPGPEISLDAAAALADLPVPSALAVLNQLVALHLLQRQSSRRYRMHDLVRLFAAERGHDAQSADRVKLSRVGDWKRSICHRASPRSY comes from the coding sequence GTGAGGTTTCAGCTGCTGGGTCCAGTCGTTGGCTTTTCGGACGGATATCGGACCGAGCTCGGCTCCGCCCGACAACGCTGCCTGTTGGCAGCCCTGTTGGTCGATGTCGGCCGTGTCGTGCCCATCGAGCAGCTGATCGACCGGGTGTGGGGGGAGGACCCCCCTCGTACGGTCCGGGGAACGCTCTACAGCTATGTGACCCGCCTCCGGTCCGCTCTCGGCCAGCAGAACGGGCTCGGCGGGCGGCGGGACGGGATCGGCGTCACGCGGCATGCTGGCGGATACGTTTTGGAAACGGACCCGGAGCAGATCGATGTACAGCGCTTCTGGCGTCTCGTCTCCGACTCGCGGGCCGCGCGCAGCGACGAAGAAGCCTGTCCGCTACTGCGCGAGGCGCTGGCGCTCTGGCAGGACGACGCCCTGTCCGGGCTTTCTGGTGCCTGGGCCGAGGGGACACGCGCCCGGCTGAACGCTGAACGGATTGCCGCACTGCTGCGCTTCAACGACATCCGTCTGCGGCAGGGGGCCTCTGAAGAGCTGCTGCCCAATCTGCGTTCCCTTGTCGCGCTGCGCCCGCTGGATGAGCGGCTCGCGGCCCAACTGATGACGGCGCTCTACCACGCCAGTTGCCAGGCCGAGGCGCTGGAGCTGTACGACGGCCTTCGCCGGAGACTGGCCCATGAACTCGGTGTTGACCCCAGCCCAGACCTCCAGGAGTTGAATCGGCAGGTACGGGCCGCTGCTCCCGAGCTGCGGCCCGTCAGAAGCCGGGAGGTCGCCCCGCCGCGCACCGTACCCCGCCAACTTCCCTTGCCCCCAGCACCATTCGTCGGCCGTGGCCGCGAGCTGGCATTCCTGGATGGGCTGGTGCAGACCCCCGGCACAGGCGGAACCCTCGCGATGTCGGCCGTTACCGGTATGGCGGGCGTCGGTAAGACCTGGCTCACGCTCCACTGGGCGTACCGACATCTCGACCGATTCCCTGACGGCCAGGTCCATGTCGACCTGAGAGGGTACGATCCTGTCGAAGACCCCGTCACACCCGCCGGGGCACTGCGCCAGCTCCTCGATGCCCTGGGCGCCGCCCCGGCGGAGATCCCGGCCGACATGGATTCACAGACCGGCCTCTACCGGTCCCTGGTCGCGGGAAAGCGACTGCTCATCGTGCTTGACAACGCTCGTGACACGGCGCAGATCGTCCCGCTGCTGCCGGGCAGCCCCACCTGCACGGTGCTGATCGCGAGCCGCCATACCCTGACTGGCCTGTTGACGCACCATCCGGTGCACTCCCTCGTTCTCGAACCGCTGGCGGACGGCGAGGCCCGCGACCTGCTGGCCAGGCGTCTGGGAGACCGGCGGGTCGAGGACGAGGCGCGCGCGGTCTCCGAGTTCCTCGCCCACAGCGCGGGCCTGCCGCTTGCCTTGGGTATTCTAGCCACCCGGGCCACGTCCCGTCCGGACTTCCCGCTGAGCGCGATCGCCGACGAGCTGCACAGCGAGTCGACACGGCTCGACGCGCTTGACACTGGAGATCTCTCGGCGGACCTGCGCGCCGTGTTCGCCTCCTCGTACTATGCACTCGATGCGGAGGAGGCGAGGGTCTTCGGACTGCTCGGGCTGATTCCCGGTCCCGAGATCAGCCTGGACGCGGCGGCGGCGCTCGCGGATCTGCCCGTGCCGAGCGCTCTCGCAGTGCTGAACCAGCTTGTCGCCCTGCATCTGCTTCAGCGCCAGTCCTCCCGCCGCTACCGCATGCACGACCTGGTCAGGCTCTTCGCGGCCGAGCGTGGCCACGACGCGCAGTCCGCCGACAGAGTCAAGCTCAGTAGGGTCGGGGACTGGAAACGGAGCATCTGCCACCGCGCCAGTCCCCGATCCTACTGA
- a CDS encoding lanthionine synthetase C family protein has product MVTKMGRKKVRAGRHEVRAKKVADEIAEVLRPREGVGLARGADGLNSPASWRDCSLGSGYAGVAMLYSGRIPEQGDTAKIAGHQYLASASAFLEGQRGTSTFGIFYEVCGLGFSLMLARQATGGGYTKALSALDSEVCAGARRFCDLVEAAPLGSMARYDLIDGLAGIGRYLLMRGCGPDILARVLTALVDMTALVPHEGLLVPGFWSTTPPSRNPETHRDLQEFGHLNLGLAHGVAGPLALLSLCRLRGISVTGQVEAIRSLMGILQKFCKEDRYGIYWPNTISLEQWDRGSSPASRGRASWCYGAPGVSRAVALAAASAGNTEWLRMAERSVESILQVPLDDWGVSHWSLCHGWAGTMQVLRYFTDGPHGDRVWDVIDAIADRVLSEIEAEGLPAFELGEGNLATGVSPAGFLEGAAGLALALDDYAGRPTDFPWDAALMLR; this is encoded by the coding sequence GTGGTGACCAAGATGGGGCGTAAGAAGGTCCGCGCGGGACGGCACGAGGTCAGGGCGAAGAAGGTCGCGGACGAGATCGCCGAGGTGCTACGGCCTCGGGAAGGAGTAGGTCTGGCCCGCGGTGCCGACGGTCTGAACAGCCCGGCCTCCTGGAGGGACTGCTCCCTGGGGAGTGGCTACGCGGGCGTAGCCATGCTATACAGCGGCCGGATACCTGAGCAGGGTGACACCGCCAAGATAGCGGGGCACCAGTACCTTGCCAGCGCCTCGGCCTTTCTGGAAGGGCAACGGGGCACCAGCACCTTTGGCATCTTCTACGAAGTGTGTGGCCTCGGCTTCTCCCTCATGCTGGCTCGGCAGGCGACTGGAGGCGGTTACACCAAGGCCCTGAGCGCCCTCGACTCCGAAGTGTGTGCCGGTGCGCGGCGCTTCTGTGACCTGGTGGAGGCCGCACCGCTGGGGTCCATGGCTCGGTATGACCTGATCGACGGACTGGCGGGCATCGGACGGTATCTGCTGATGCGGGGGTGCGGTCCGGATATATTGGCGCGAGTGCTGACGGCCCTCGTCGACATGACGGCTCTGGTACCCCACGAGGGCCTGCTGGTCCCCGGCTTCTGGTCGACGACCCCGCCTAGCAGAAATCCGGAGACCCACCGTGATCTTCAGGAGTTCGGTCATCTAAACCTGGGACTGGCCCACGGCGTCGCGGGTCCGCTGGCGCTGCTCTCGCTCTGCAGGTTGCGGGGCATCTCGGTCACCGGGCAGGTAGAGGCGATCCGTTCGCTGATGGGCATCTTGCAGAAGTTTTGCAAGGAAGACCGTTACGGCATCTACTGGCCCAACACCATTTCCCTTGAACAGTGGGACCGAGGCAGCTCCCCGGCTTCCAGAGGCCGGGCCTCCTGGTGCTATGGCGCTCCCGGGGTTTCCCGTGCCGTGGCGCTGGCGGCGGCCTCCGCCGGGAACACCGAGTGGCTGCGGATGGCGGAGCGTTCGGTCGAATCGATTCTCCAGGTGCCTCTCGACGACTGGGGCGTTTCCCACTGGTCGCTCTGCCATGGCTGGGCCGGCACCATGCAGGTTCTTCGGTACTTCACCGACGGCCCGCACGGCGACCGGGTCTGGGACGTCATCGACGCGATTGCGGACCGAGTGCTGAGCGAAATCGAGGCCGAAGGGCTGCCCGCCTTCGAACTGGGGGAGGGGAACTTGGCCACGGGGGTGAGCCCTGCCGGATTTCTGGAGGGCGCCGCCGGGCTGGCCTTGGCGCTTGACGACTATGCCGGCCGGCCGACCGACTTCCCCTGGGATGCCGCCTTGATGCTGAGGTGA
- a CDS encoding thiopeptide-type bacteriocin biosynthesis protein gives MTEESVVRIVLDTDEGNPTQEVVPVGDDRLALPVFLRRMADQLEGRKVPGEAEVRRLTSLFLGAGLPVLRSAHMHSSWLEYRVPVPEDRRVVWYAALQRQVTAMRDRGELENFFFVHKEPGVRIRFQVGPVAQQSVAGQLATWLDTLKARGLIETWCSSVYEPEQYIFGGPASMRSVHRLFTIDSLVWLRHLSADRPSGSAWALSLTLLKSLFGELGVLEQEDRDIWDRLRRQTHRQFHGAKPKNWERISAGLRRLWCLPAELRPLLQLPERSLLDDFRTDVAAECEVWREEYFLTSGARVGVREAAAFFTVFHWNRARLPLDWQTAICESLVLGPLTESEV, from the coding sequence ATGACCGAGGAAAGCGTGGTGCGCATCGTGCTCGATACGGATGAGGGGAACCCGACGCAGGAGGTCGTCCCCGTGGGCGACGACCGGTTGGCCCTGCCTGTGTTCCTGCGACGGATGGCTGACCAACTGGAGGGCAGGAAGGTGCCTGGGGAGGCGGAAGTCCGGCGGCTCACGAGCCTCTTCCTCGGTGCCGGTCTGCCGGTGCTCCGCTCCGCGCACATGCATTCCTCGTGGCTGGAGTACCGCGTGCCTGTTCCGGAGGACCGCCGCGTCGTCTGGTACGCGGCGCTGCAGCGGCAAGTGACGGCGATGAGGGACCGCGGCGAGCTGGAGAACTTCTTCTTCGTGCACAAGGAGCCGGGTGTACGGATCAGGTTCCAGGTGGGTCCGGTGGCACAGCAGTCTGTGGCCGGGCAGCTCGCCACATGGCTGGACACACTGAAAGCGCGAGGACTGATCGAGACCTGGTGCAGCTCCGTCTATGAACCGGAGCAATACATCTTCGGCGGCCCCGCATCCATGCGCAGCGTCCATCGTCTGTTCACGATCGACTCGCTGGTCTGGCTGCGTCATCTGTCCGCAGACAGGCCCTCCGGGTCGGCGTGGGCTCTCTCACTCACCCTCCTCAAGTCCCTGTTCGGCGAGCTGGGTGTGCTCGAACAGGAGGACCGCGACATCTGGGACCGGCTACGCAGACAGACGCACCGACAATTCCACGGGGCCAAGCCGAAGAACTGGGAGCGAATCTCCGCCGGACTCCGACGCCTTTGGTGCCTTCCGGCCGAGCTGCGTCCGCTGCTCCAACTACCCGAGAGGAGCCTTCTCGACGACTTCCGGACGGACGTGGCGGCGGAGTGCGAGGTGTGGCGCGAGGAGTATTTCCTGACGTCTGGCGCCCGCGTGGGCGTCCGCGAGGCCGCAGCGTTCTTCACCGTATTCCACTGGAACAGGGCCCGTCTGCCACTGGACTGGCAGACGGCGATCTGCGAGTCGCTTGTGCTTGGCCCGCTGACCGAGAGCGAGGTGTGA